Proteins from a single region of Limosilactobacillus fermentum:
- the comGA gene encoding competence type IV pilus ATPase ComGA — protein sequence MESWLRKEMATMIGERVADAYILPHQGRYRLASFERGQVKERRSLTLAGGQQLIAYFKYRANMAVTEHRRPQSGGISWPSKEGVVNLRLSTVGDFTGQESLVIRFIYPVSTDYQLLVPTQWQNLHRFARQRGLVLFAGPLGSGKTTTMYRLAREVKKEQVVMTIEDPVEIEEPWFIQTQVNELAGLSYQELLRVSLRHRPHILIIGEVRDPMTAKMAVRAGLAGQLVLATVHARSAGGVYTRLRQLGVSELELAQAVTGACYQRLVPLASEGAAVLFDFASPGQEKETRKVTPLWVKHLGEAVANGKITQETAEEFAAG from the coding sequence GTGGAAAGTTGGTTACGAAAAGAGATGGCCACCATGATCGGTGAGCGGGTGGCCGATGCCTATATTTTGCCCCACCAGGGTCGCTACCGGTTAGCCTCCTTTGAACGGGGGCAGGTAAAGGAACGGCGTTCGTTGACGCTGGCCGGGGGACAACAGCTAATCGCTTATTTTAAGTACCGCGCCAATATGGCGGTCACTGAGCACCGGCGGCCACAGTCAGGCGGGATCAGTTGGCCCAGTAAGGAAGGGGTGGTCAACCTGCGCTTATCAACCGTAGGTGATTTTACGGGGCAAGAATCGTTAGTCATCCGCTTCATCTACCCGGTTAGCACCGACTATCAGCTCCTGGTTCCCACTCAATGGCAGAACTTACACCGGTTTGCTCGCCAGCGGGGGCTGGTCTTATTTGCCGGTCCCCTAGGATCGGGGAAGACGACCACCATGTACCGTTTAGCGCGCGAAGTCAAAAAAGAGCAGGTGGTGATGACGATCGAGGACCCGGTTGAAATCGAAGAGCCCTGGTTTATCCAGACCCAGGTCAACGAACTGGCGGGGTTAAGTTATCAAGAACTGCTACGGGTGAGTCTGCGCCACCGTCCCCACATTTTGATCATTGGCGAGGTGCGCGACCCAATGACGGCGAAGATGGCGGTGCGGGCGGGTTTGGCCGGGCAGCTAGTTTTAGCAACGGTCCATGCCCGTAGCGCGGGTGGGGTTTACACTCGCCTACGCCAACTGGGGGTGAGCGAACTGGAGTTAGCCCAAGCGGTAACTGGGGCTTGTTACCAACGCCTGGTTCCCCTAGCTAGCGAAGGGGCGGCGGTGTTATTTGACTTTGCCAGTCCGGGGCAGGAAAAGGAAACGAGGAAGGTGACCCCACTGTGGGTGAAACACTTAGGGGAGGCGGTAGCAAATGGGAAGATTACGCAGGAAACGGCGGAAGAATTCGCGGCCGGTTAA
- a CDS encoding type II secretion system F family protein: MGRLRRKRRKNSRPVKMKQGQMADWLLFLGDGIDRGISLRRLVNMSQRLYPKWQGMFDEIDQAMLMGKPFAEALGPWLSVDTYYQLRLAERHGKLAETIHQVGKFMALQAKQRARLRAVMQYPVILLVFLVLVIVMVIHFVLPEVASWGSGAGLAIPPLVTTIGLTCAGALLASVVLLGVRWMTIDPEQRVRFLCTLPVIGRPTKYYWSYYLVANVAVMVENGMSLQEISRLVGQFDQRSMLYLVGQKISGALARGRPLEAVVSHLDYLPRELPSFLNRGLTQWELGEELAAVARLNYQRLSSRSSQLLELTQPLILVMIAAVVVVMYLSILMPIYQSLQVVE, encoded by the coding sequence ATGGGAAGATTACGCAGGAAACGGCGGAAGAATTCGCGGCCGGTTAAAATGAAACAGGGGCAAATGGCGGACTGGCTCTTATTCTTGGGGGACGGTATTGACCGGGGGATTAGCCTGCGCCGGCTGGTAAACATGTCACAACGGCTCTACCCGAAGTGGCAGGGGATGTTTGATGAAATTGACCAGGCAATGCTCATGGGCAAGCCCTTTGCCGAGGCGCTGGGCCCTTGGCTTTCGGTCGATACTTACTACCAACTACGCTTGGCAGAACGCCATGGTAAGTTGGCGGAAACGATTCACCAGGTGGGCAAGTTCATGGCACTGCAAGCAAAGCAACGGGCCCGTTTACGGGCGGTCATGCAGTACCCGGTGATTTTACTGGTCTTTTTAGTTCTAGTGATCGTAATGGTGATTCACTTTGTCCTCCCCGAGGTCGCTAGTTGGGGCAGCGGGGCGGGGCTGGCCATTCCCCCGTTGGTTACCACAATTGGTTTAACGTGCGCGGGGGCACTACTCGCTTCAGTGGTCCTGTTGGGCGTCCGGTGGATGACAATAGACCCAGAGCAGCGCGTCCGCTTCTTGTGCACCCTGCCGGTAATTGGGCGACCCACCAAGTACTACTGGTCCTACTACCTAGTGGCCAACGTAGCCGTGATGGTCGAAAACGGGATGTCCCTACAAGAAATTAGCCGGCTGGTTGGTCAATTTGATCAGCGCTCGATGCTTTATTTAGTTGGTCAAAAGATCAGTGGAGCCCTAGCGCGAGGACGACCACTAGAAGCCGTCGTTTCACATCTCGATTACTTACCAAGGGAGCTGCCTTCATTTTTAAACCGGGGCCTAACCCAATGGGAATTAGGGGAGGAATTAGCGGCCGTGGCCCGGTTAAATTATCAGCGCTTGTCGTCACGGTCGTCGCAATTGTTGGAGTTAACCCAGCCGCTGATTCTGGTGATGATAGCTGCTGTGGTTGTGGTGATGTATTTAAGTATCCTGATGCCAATCTATCAATCATTACAGGTGGTGGAATAA
- the comGC gene encoding competence type IV pilus major pilin ComGC, protein MLKKLKKRVAKGFTLVEMTIVLFIISLLILIIVPNLGAQRKHATSVNQEALVNMIQNQVELYHDDTGDVPTDLSQLEKGDYLTAKQVRQASRENITLQNGQAVVQ, encoded by the coding sequence ATGTTAAAGAAATTGAAAAAACGGGTGGCCAAGGGCTTTACCCTGGTGGAAATGACGATTGTCTTGTTCATTATTAGCTTGTTAATCTTGATCATCGTGCCCAACCTAGGGGCGCAAAGAAAACACGCCACTTCGGTTAACCAAGAGGCCTTAGTCAACATGATTCAAAACCAGGTTGAGCTATACCATGACGATACGGGTGACGTCCCGACCGATTTGTCCCAACTAGAAAAGGGTGATTACCTAACGGCTAAGCAGGTTCGCCAGGCTAGCCGCGAAAATATCACGCTCCAAAATGGTCAGGCCGTTGTTCAATAG
- a CDS encoding prepilin-type N-terminal cleavage/methylation domain-containing protein has product MVRPLFNSQRRAFTMVEVVIVLAISALVIVTTTIPYQKRNAELSEEQFWRDVKQRWQEAQTRARVEGKATFIYLTSRSKREIRFEYHTDSGKKVTEEVLLPKQLHIASNEDMVKIYKNGYVSPRTWSFVSKLTMTNYDMKIQMGWGGYYVQKTAVWGFPAG; this is encoded by the coding sequence ATGGTCAGGCCGTTGTTCAATAGCCAACGGCGCGCCTTTACGATGGTGGAAGTCGTGATCGTATTGGCCATCAGTGCCCTAGTGATCGTGACCACCACCATTCCTTACCAAAAAAGGAACGCCGAGCTGAGTGAGGAACAGTTTTGGCGGGACGTTAAGCAGCGCTGGCAAGAGGCCCAAACCCGGGCCCGGGTAGAGGGAAAGGCGACCTTTATCTATTTGACGAGCCGATCGAAGCGAGAAATTAGATTTGAGTATCACACTGATAGTGGGAAGAAGGTAACGGAGGAGGTACTACTTCCCAAACAACTTCACATTGCCTCTAACGAAGATATGGTCAAGATTTACAAAAACGGCTACGTTAGTCCGCGGACCTGGTCCTTTGTTTCCAAGTTAACGATGACCAACTACGACATGAAAATTCAGATGGGTTGGGGGGGATACTATGTTCAAAAGACTGCGGTGTGGGGCTTTCCTGCTGGCTGA
- a CDS encoding class I SAM-dependent methyltransferase — MERLSPETLFTPFDQATQLLQTALASSYLDAFLENAENLADGGTVRVEDGVPDAETTEKLTKLYQSIDLSQADRETKRRLLQLGMLKVTQKDAIQATHQMTPDSIGMLMASLIEQVTKIDHPYRILDPVVGTANLLTTVMNHLQSVTDQPIEGYGVDNDESMLSVAAVSTQLQDLPVQLYHQDAIRDLDVPQVDLVVADLPVGYYPLDDNTKRYRTRAKEGHSYVHHLLIEQAMNYLLPGGFGVFLVPKALFQSKETTGLVEWIQSVAYMQGLINLPEELFANSTVAKSLLLLQRQGGTSHQAGKVLLGSFPSVKNRPEFIAFIREIDNWVAQYLAPAK; from the coding sequence CTGGAACGTTTAAGTCCAGAAACGTTATTCACGCCGTTTGATCAAGCAACGCAACTGCTTCAAACGGCCTTAGCAAGCTCTTACCTCGATGCCTTCCTCGAAAACGCCGAGAACCTAGCGGATGGGGGAACAGTACGGGTTGAAGACGGGGTGCCGGACGCTGAAACGACTGAAAAGTTAACGAAGCTCTACCAGTCAATTGACCTGAGCCAGGCCGATCGGGAAACCAAGCGACGGCTATTGCAACTAGGGATGTTGAAGGTGACCCAAAAGGACGCCATTCAAGCGACCCACCAGATGACCCCCGACTCAATCGGGATGCTGATGGCCTCGTTGATCGAGCAGGTGACCAAAATTGACCACCCGTACCGCATCCTGGATCCGGTGGTGGGGACGGCTAACTTGCTGACCACGGTGATGAATCATCTCCAATCGGTTACCGACCAACCAATCGAGGGTTACGGAGTTGATAACGATGAATCAATGCTCAGCGTGGCGGCCGTTTCGACCCAACTCCAGGACCTTCCCGTTCAGTTGTACCACCAGGATGCAATTCGGGACCTCGATGTTCCCCAAGTGGACCTCGTGGTGGCAGATTTACCGGTGGGCTACTACCCGCTGGATGACAACACTAAGCGGTACCGCACCCGGGCCAAGGAAGGTCATTCCTATGTTCACCACCTCTTGATTGAGCAGGCGATGAATTACTTGTTGCCGGGTGGCTTTGGGGTCTTCTTGGTTCCCAAGGCACTGTTTCAAAGCAAGGAAACGACTGGGTTGGTGGAGTGGATCCAATCAGTTGCGTACATGCAAGGGTTGATTAACCTGCCAGAGGAACTGTTTGCTAACTCAACGGTAGCCAAGTCGCTCCTCTTGTTGCAACGTCAGGGGGGGACTAGTCACCAAGCGGGCAAGGTCTTATTAGGCTCATTCCCGTCGGTCAAGAATCGTCCTGAATTTATTGCCTTTATCCGTGAAATTGATAACTGGGTGGCCCAATACTTAGCCCCCGCCAAATAA
- a CDS encoding acetate/propionate family kinase, producing MSKTIAVNAGSSTVKFKLFDMPSEEVVAEGNIERIGMDMGHAKIKYGDGQVSEEEKPFPNHGTAVSYLLDQLINLGIVKEYHEITAVGHRIVAGGEFFKDSVVIDDDVMQKIDELAEYAPLHNPAELQGIKAFKRVLPDAFAVAVFDTSFHSNMPEMNALYSVPYEWYEKYGARKYGAHGTSHRYVASRAAEMLGKPLEDLKLITFHIGAGASITAIKNGKSFDTSMGFSPLAGVTMATRSGDVDPSLVAFVQSKLGISSEEMIELLNHKSGLLGLSELSADMRDVQAAAEHGNKQCELALEIYENRVLKYIGSYLAELGGADAIVFTAGVGENDKEFRQAIGDKLAYFGVKVDPEKNDVRGEERDVSADDAKIKVLLIPTNEELMIVHDIERLRKQA from the coding sequence ATGTCAAAAACGATTGCTGTTAACGCCGGTAGCTCAACTGTTAAGTTCAAGTTGTTCGACATGCCAAGTGAAGAAGTTGTTGCAGAAGGAAACATCGAACGGATCGGGATGGACATGGGTCACGCCAAGATTAAGTACGGCGATGGCCAAGTCAGCGAAGAAGAAAAGCCGTTCCCAAACCACGGGACGGCGGTTTCCTATCTGTTGGACCAACTGATCAACTTGGGGATTGTTAAGGAATACCACGAAATTACTGCCGTTGGGCACCGGATCGTTGCCGGGGGAGAATTCTTCAAGGATTCCGTGGTCATTGATGATGACGTAATGCAAAAGATTGATGAACTGGCTGAATACGCACCGCTGCACAACCCGGCCGAACTTCAAGGGATCAAGGCCTTCAAGCGGGTGCTGCCGGACGCCTTTGCAGTGGCGGTCTTTGACACTTCCTTCCACTCTAACATGCCTGAAATGAACGCACTCTACTCCGTTCCTTACGAATGGTACGAAAAATACGGTGCTCGTAAGTACGGAGCCCACGGAACGAGCCACCGTTACGTCGCTTCCCGGGCTGCCGAAATGCTTGGTAAGCCACTGGAAGACTTGAAGCTGATCACTTTCCACATTGGTGCCGGTGCTTCGATTACGGCCATCAAGAACGGTAAGTCCTTTGACACTTCAATGGGATTCTCCCCGCTAGCGGGGGTAACGATGGCTACCCGTTCAGGGGACGTGGACCCGTCCTTAGTTGCCTTTGTTCAATCTAAGTTGGGGATTTCCAGCGAAGAAATGATCGAGCTTTTGAACCACAAGTCTGGTTTGCTGGGTCTTTCTGAACTGTCCGCCGACATGCGTGACGTGCAAGCGGCCGCTGAACACGGTAACAAGCAATGTGAACTGGCGCTTGAAATTTACGAAAACCGGGTTCTCAAGTACATTGGTTCCTACTTAGCTGAGCTTGGCGGTGCTGACGCAATCGTCTTTACGGCCGGGGTCGGTGAAAACGACAAGGAATTCCGCCAAGCAATTGGGGACAAGTTAGCTTACTTTGGGGTCAAGGTTGACCCAGAAAAGAACGACGTCCGCGGTGAAGAACGCGATGTTTCTGCCGACGACGCTAAGATCAAGGTTCTCTTGATCCCAACCAACGAAGAATTGATGATCGTTCACGATATCGAACGACTTCGCAAGCAAGCCTAA
- a CDS encoding metallophosphoesterase: MEYVISDTHFFHEQLLGVDQFAPRPYQTVEEMDQVMVEAWNARVKENDTVYHLGDIAVNYQNHQPERVANEQIATLLGQLNGHLVLIKGNHDRRSLFKYLAAHNPRVGKRVKYEFHDVGKLIKYDHHQLYLTHYPMMMGIAPKIINLHGHIHHYMVPTTTNLNVGVDAPELDYLTPRPPFGTPLSLPEVMEMMAKKVAVVNQSNGVV, from the coding sequence ATGGAGTATGTAATCTCAGACACCCACTTTTTTCACGAGCAACTATTGGGAGTCGATCAGTTTGCGCCTCGTCCTTACCAGACCGTTGAAGAAATGGATCAAGTGATGGTGGAGGCTTGGAACGCCCGGGTAAAGGAAAATGATACGGTTTACCACCTTGGAGATATCGCGGTTAACTACCAAAACCACCAACCAGAACGGGTTGCCAATGAGCAAATTGCGACCCTCCTTGGTCAATTAAACGGTCACCTAGTGTTAATTAAGGGGAATCATGATCGGCGTAGCCTGTTTAAATACTTAGCGGCTCACAACCCAAGGGTTGGCAAGCGGGTTAAGTATGAGTTTCATGACGTTGGTAAGTTAATTAAGTACGACCACCACCAGCTCTACTTGACCCACTACCCAATGATGATGGGAATTGCGCCCAAGATCATTAACTTACACGGCCACATTCACCATTACATGGTCCCAACGACAACTAATTTAAACGTCGGCGTTGACGCCCCAGAGCTCGACTACTTAACGCCCCGTCCCCCCTTTGGGACTCCCTTGTCGTTGCCAGAGGTAATGGAGATGATGGCCAAAAAGGTTGCCGTGGTCAATCAATCTAATGGCGTGGTATGA
- a CDS encoding YutD family protein gives MNRARIQELIEQRMSQRKGLYQVTLQDATHFTLNGHPYLLKKNYREAFNGDSLADRFSPLLTKYDYIVGDWGYDQLRLRGFYAKPGQGEEEQGVGCINDYLMEECNFGCPYFIIQNLEVAHPKRPRKPRTRRRGRAEISEEKKPLKEPALSKRRHQEVRRVKGKGNRTKLVVRTRKDD, from the coding sequence GTGAACCGGGCACGGATTCAAGAATTAATTGAGCAACGGATGAGCCAACGAAAGGGGCTTTACCAGGTGACGTTACAAGACGCCACCCATTTCACCCTCAATGGCCACCCCTACCTACTGAAGAAAAACTACCGGGAGGCCTTCAACGGCGATAGCTTAGCCGACCGTTTTAGCCCCCTGTTGACGAAGTACGATTACATTGTTGGTGACTGGGGGTATGACCAGTTGCGCTTGCGGGGCTTTTACGCGAAACCCGGGCAAGGGGAGGAAGAGCAGGGCGTAGGATGCATTAATGATTACCTGATGGAAGAGTGTAACTTTGGGTGTCCTTACTTTATCATCCAAAACCTGGAGGTTGCTCACCCCAAGCGACCACGGAAACCCCGGACGCGGCGGCGTGGCCGAGCGGAGATCAGTGAAGAGAAAAAGCCCCTTAAAGAACCGGCGCTAAGCAAGCGACGGCACCAAGAGGTACGGCGTGTGAAGGGAAAGGGTAACCGAACGAAGCTAGTGGTACGGACGCGAAAGGATGACTAA
- a CDS encoding TIGR01457 family HAD-type hydrolase: MSKQESYEGYLIDLDGTMYRGKEKIPAAPSFIRRLHAANKRVLFVTNNSTRSPEQVAANLVTNHQIPAQPAEIYTTALATADYLAKRAGDRRRVYMIGEQGLKDALESRGFELTDQRPDFVVVGLDTEVTYRKLEVAVLAILAGATFIGTNADSNLPNERGLTPGAGSLVKLVEYATQTKPIMIGKPEAIIMEMALQRVGLTKEQVVMVGDNYHTDIEAGINVGMDTLLVYTGVSTKEQVAREEVPPTHVVDSLDDWMVE; the protein is encoded by the coding sequence ATGAGCAAGCAGGAGAGTTACGAAGGCTACTTGATTGATTTGGATGGGACCATGTACCGGGGCAAGGAGAAGATCCCGGCGGCCCCTAGTTTTATAAGGCGCCTGCACGCGGCTAACAAACGGGTGCTCTTTGTCACCAATAATTCGACGCGGTCTCCTGAGCAGGTGGCGGCCAACCTAGTCACTAACCACCAAATTCCGGCCCAGCCGGCGGAGATCTACACAACGGCCTTGGCGACGGCCGATTATTTGGCTAAGCGGGCCGGAGACCGCCGCCGGGTTTATATGATCGGTGAACAAGGGCTAAAGGATGCGTTGGAAAGCAGGGGCTTTGAATTGACGGACCAGCGCCCTGATTTTGTGGTGGTCGGCTTAGATACCGAGGTAACCTATCGCAAGCTGGAGGTTGCCGTTTTGGCAATTTTAGCGGGGGCTACCTTCATTGGTACTAACGCCGACAGTAACCTTCCTAATGAGCGGGGGCTGACTCCCGGAGCGGGTTCGTTAGTCAAGTTGGTCGAGTACGCAACCCAAACGAAACCCATCATGATTGGTAAACCAGAGGCCATCATCATGGAGATGGCCTTACAACGGGTCGGGTTAACTAAGGAACAAGTGGTGATGGTTGGTGATAATTACCACACCGACATTGAAGCTGGGATCAACGTGGGCATGGATACGCTCCTGGTTTATACGGGAGTGTCGACTAAAGAGCAGGTGGCAAGAGAGGAGGTCCCACCAACCCATGTGGTGGATTCATTAGATGACTGGATGGTGGAATAA
- a CDS encoding TIGR01906 family membrane protein produces MTGWWNNLINQGRTLLIALAIMLACLGGALFLVTNASYFLVDGRLMGVSQRIVEHDYLRILGYLQLPWSGETMRLDYLPTDAKVLRHFKDVRHLFLLGESITVGASLVSWWGLWWAKQRYQLWRLRGWLQWLLIGFLVAVILIGLNFEPVFLWFHYHAFSNQDWLFDPKKEPLINLWPTSFFMTLAISWGLLVEGLIYLIYRWVKKELRRFVFLETGLEETNDGRD; encoded by the coding sequence ATGACTGGATGGTGGAATAATTTAATTAACCAGGGGCGCACCCTTCTAATCGCGTTAGCAATTATGCTAGCGTGCTTGGGTGGCGCCCTTTTTTTGGTAACGAACGCTTCATATTTCTTAGTAGATGGGCGTTTGATGGGAGTTAGTCAGCGAATTGTCGAGCACGATTACTTACGAATTCTGGGGTATTTACAGCTTCCCTGGTCAGGGGAGACGATGCGGCTTGATTATTTGCCCACGGATGCAAAGGTGCTGCGTCACTTTAAAGATGTCCGCCACCTTTTCTTATTGGGTGAGTCTATAACGGTTGGCGCGAGTTTAGTGAGCTGGTGGGGGCTATGGTGGGCTAAGCAGCGCTATCAACTATGGCGGTTGCGTGGGTGGTTGCAATGGCTACTAATTGGTTTTTTAGTGGCGGTAATTTTAATTGGATTAAATTTTGAACCAGTCTTCTTGTGGTTTCATTACCACGCCTTTTCAAACCAGGATTGGCTTTTTGATCCAAAAAAAGAGCCCCTCATCAACCTGTGGCCAACCAGCTTTTTTATGACATTAGCCATTAGCTGGGGGCTTTTGGTCGAGGGACTCATTTACTTAATCTATCGGTGGGTGAAAAAAGAGTTACGCCGCTTCGTCTTTTTGGAAACGGGCCTTGAAGAAACCAACGATGGCCGGGATTAA
- a CDS encoding VTT domain-containing protein, with translation MSTLIDFILHIDVHLIQIVNNFGDWTYLILFAIIFVETGAVILPFLPGDSLLFAAAALAANANYNLNIWIFVAIFLLACLLGDSCNFMIGHKIGKELSNHSLFGRLIDKDSLAKAEQFFEKHGAPAIILARYMPIIRTFAPFAAAGSGFAYHSFIRYSVIGCISWVVICCGAGYFFGNLPFVKAHFSLIILAIIVVTLIPAIVGFFKARFQKDEAA, from the coding sequence ATGTCGACCTTAATTGATTTCATTTTGCACATTGACGTACATCTGATCCAAATTGTTAACAACTTTGGGGACTGGACCTACCTAATCCTGTTTGCCATCATCTTTGTGGAAACTGGCGCAGTGATCCTCCCCTTCTTACCTGGGGATTCCCTCCTCTTTGCCGCAGCGGCCTTAGCTGCTAATGCTAACTACAACCTTAACATTTGGATCTTTGTCGCCATCTTCCTCTTAGCTTGCCTGCTGGGTGACTCATGTAACTTCATGATTGGTCATAAAATTGGGAAGGAACTATCCAATCACTCCCTTTTCGGACGTTTAATTGATAAAGATAGCCTCGCCAAAGCGGAACAGTTCTTCGAAAAGCATGGTGCGCCAGCCATTATCTTGGCTCGTTACATGCCAATCATCCGGACCTTTGCTCCCTTCGCCGCCGCTGGTTCTGGCTTTGCCTACCACAGTTTTATTCGTTACAGCGTCATCGGTTGTATTTCATGGGTCGTAATTTGTTGTGGTGCGGGTTACTTCTTCGGTAACCTCCCCTTCGTTAAGGCCCATTTCTCATTAATTATCCTAGCAATCATCGTTGTCACGTTAATCCCGGCCATCGTTGGTTTCTTCAAGGCCCGTTTCCAAAAAGACGAAGCGGCGTAA
- a CDS encoding antibiotic biosynthesis monooxygenase family protein, whose protein sequence is MLNQISYTSGSKGVLEPFLAKYPSRHLVMTMDAADQTRCTLFDLSGEKPIFSNPISFTTLQQNGLLTNFGPFIHLESYHLDADPEKVLLKHARQLLVDLTDQPGFNGGMLLRNKDRTGAIVMLTTWDNAGALSNWTESVPARVLKEFQAPGLQNTFYHQDYFVF, encoded by the coding sequence ATGCTAAATCAAATCTCATATACATCTGGTTCCAAAGGGGTGTTGGAACCATTCTTAGCTAAGTACCCCAGCCGTCACCTTGTTATGACGATGGACGCCGCTGACCAAACTCGGTGCACCCTCTTTGATCTTTCCGGTGAGAAGCCCATCTTCTCTAACCCGATTAGTTTTACAACCCTTCAACAAAACGGTCTCCTAACCAACTTTGGTCCCTTCATTCACCTGGAATCTTATCACTTAGATGCTGATCCCGAAAAAGTACTTTTAAAGCATGCCCGTCAACTTCTGGTTGACCTGACGGATCAGCCCGGTTTTAACGGAGGAATGTTGTTACGTAATAAAGATCGAACGGGAGCCATTGTGATGTTAACCACGTGGGATAATGCTGGCGCCCTTAGCAATTGGACTGAAAGTGTACCAGCAAGGGTCCTAAAGGAATTCCAAGCCCCGGGTCTGCAAAACACCTTCTACCACCAAGATTATTTCGTTTTTTAA
- the spxA gene encoding transcriptional regulator SpxA, translating to MVTLYTSPSCTSCRKARGWLRDHQIPFTERNIFADPLTMAEIKNILRMTENGTEDIISKRSKAYQSLKIDVDDLPMTELYELIRKTPGLLRRPIIIDDKRLQIGYNEDEIRRFLPREVRALELAEAQRRADLVE from the coding sequence ATGGTTACACTTTACACGTCTCCGAGTTGCACCTCTTGCCGTAAGGCCCGGGGGTGGCTACGGGATCACCAGATTCCCTTTACTGAACGGAACATTTTTGCCGATCCGTTGACAATGGCTGAAATTAAAAATATTCTCCGGATGACCGAAAACGGGACTGAAGATATCATTTCGAAACGGTCAAAGGCCTACCAGAGCCTCAAGATCGACGTTGACGACCTACCAATGACGGAACTTTACGAATTGATTCGCAAGACCCCTGGTTTGTTACGGCGTCCGATCATCATTGATGACAAGCGGCTTCAAATTGGGTATAACGAGGATGAAATTCGTCGTTTCCTACCACGGGAAGTCCGGGCCCTTGAGTTAGCGGAAGCGCAACGGCGGGCAGATTTGGTTGAATAA
- a CDS encoding adaptor protein MecA — MKVKRINDYTLQVMLQKDELTERGIGMMDLMGNQQQMEDFFQTVLDEVDPQHQFSMDQTVLFQVMPTNDGIQLTITKHDGDVTDKDVQEQAAENISRFLQNELRGHDFDKNDQRSHGADTSEQTHDDADEIAAALNDPDVKKYTRVVKFDSFEDFVALAKVIDTSNMAADLYQEGHHYILVVTFFENGELSPESVKDRLAVIYEYASPSKLEAMVVAEHGHRVMEHAAFELARHYFS, encoded by the coding sequence ATGAAAGTTAAAAGAATCAATGATTACACGCTCCAAGTGATGCTCCAAAAGGATGAGTTGACCGAGCGGGGCATTGGTATGATGGATTTGATGGGGAACCAACAGCAAATGGAAGACTTTTTCCAGACCGTGTTAGACGAGGTAGACCCTCAGCATCAATTTTCGATGGATCAAACGGTGCTGTTTCAGGTGATGCCAACTAACGACGGAATCCAGTTAACGATTACTAAGCACGATGGCGACGTTACCGACAAAGACGTCCAAGAACAAGCCGCTGAAAATATCTCCCGGTTCTTACAAAATGAACTACGGGGGCACGATTTCGATAAGAATGACCAGCGAAGCCACGGGGCTGATACGAGTGAACAAACTCACGATGATGCCGATGAGATTGCCGCGGCCTTAAATGACCCTGACGTTAAAAAATATACCCGGGTGGTGAAGTTTGATTCCTTTGAAGACTTCGTCGCCCTTGCCAAGGTGATTGATACCAGTAACATGGCGGCGGACTTATACCAAGAAGGCCACCATTACATTTTGGTGGTGACCTTCTTTGAAAACGGCGAACTTTCGCCGGAAAGTGTAAAGGATCGCTTAGCCGTCATTTACGAATACGCTTCGCCAAGTAAATTGGAAGCCATGGTAGTTGCTGAACACGGCCACCGGGTGATGGAGCACGCCGCCTTTGAATTGGCACGCCACTACTTCAGTTAA